The Paenibacillus beijingensis nucleotide sequence AGACGTTCTCTTCAATCGTTGCCGCTCCAATTATTGCAGGCGGAGACCCGATCGGCACCGTCATCCTGCTCAGCAAGGAAGAAGGCGTAAAGATGGCCCAGATGGAGCAAAAAATGGCCGAGACGGCGGCCGGGTTTCTCGCCAAACAGATGGAGCAGTGAGATGGGCAAACAGGCTTCCACGCCGCGAAGAAAAAGTTCTTCCCGGCGCGGAAGCCTGTTTGTTTGGGCGGGGCGGTTGGAGGGGGATGCGGTCGACTGCCGTCACGCATGCCACACCGCGCGCTTGAAATTGCGCGCGGTACGAAATGGCGGCAAGCTCGCCAATAGCGCAGCCATTGTCTGCTCCTTCCTAGTGAAAAAGGAGAGCGGAGCGGACTAATTGTTCTGGAGAAGCGGAGCGTTCGCCTTTGTCCCCGGATTCGTACCTTTTCAAATTCGATTCAAAATGAATCCGGGGACAACAGCGATCGGAAGAATAATTAGTCCGCGCAGCCAGCACTTTTTCATCCTCCCCTCTCGTCGTGCAACAAAATCGTCTCCAGCGGCGGGTTTCCGCCCTTGATTCCGACCGCGATTGCGGTTGTGACCGTGCCGGGGGCAAACTCGATGGCGGCCGATTCCAGCAGCGGCCGGGGGGAACCGGTGGGCATGATCTGCAAATCGGCACAGAGCGGCGCAAGGGTCACATAAGAGGACGCTTCGGCAAATTCGATGTTGCGGTACAGCGTGCCCCCGTCCCTGAACATGACGTCGGTGCCGCCTTCCTGAGGAGCAAGATGAATGAACCGCGTTTTGGCGCATCCGTCCGCGACGGACCGTTCGTCCCGGAACAAACAGAGCCTCATTTCGTCCGGAGAACCGCCGGCCGCCGCCGCCGTGTAAGAGACGCCGCTCTCGAGATCGACGGTTTCCGTCAGCCGGACGAGCTTGCGCCGCGCTTCCGCCCAATGGAAGGTGCAGGCGCCCGGACGAACGTCGATATAATCGGTGATGCTCTTATAAGCAAGCGAAGCGGCGATTTGCGACCCGGCCGCATGGACGTCGAATGCCGGCGCGCCGGGACAGGCATTCAGCACACGCACCCGCGCGGACGGCTCCTTTGTGACCGGAGCATGAAGCGGCAGCGGCTCATTGCCCGGCGGCGGCGCGTTACCCGCCAATAGCCCGTACCCGTGACCCGGCATTGCCGCATATGCGTCGGGTACGGCGGCGAATTGGGCGGGCGGGCGCTCCGCCTGGAAGCTTTTCAATATCTGGTTGCCGTCGGGATAATAAGGCGGCGGAAACGGATAGGCGGCAGAAGTACCGGATACGGTTCCGGCGGTGCCCGGAGCAGGGAAGCTTGAAGCGCCGAACGGCGGATCGCGGTAAGCGCCGGAATCCGGAAAGCCGTAAGCGCCGGGCGCGGGATCGTTTAGAGCGCCGGAAGCCGGATGAGCGTCCATACCGGCTTGAACGGCCGTATCCGGACGGGGTTCATAAGAGCCGCCAGGATAAGCTAACGGGCCGTTGGGAGGAAGAAAGCTCCCGGGCTGCAGCGGATAGTAGGGCGGATCGTTATAACCGGACAGCGGGGCGGCATGCGCAAACCCGGGGAAAAACCCGGCTTGCATGTAAGGATCGCCATGGGCCGGGACAAGCGAGCCGCGGTCGCTGAACGGATCGCCGTAAGCATGCACCGCATCGGCAAGCTTGCGCACGCTGGCGATGTACAGTCCGTTGTAATGTTCGTGCAGATCGCGGTTTGAAGATTGATAGAGCTGGGCAAGCAGGCCGTAAAGGCTCGCTTTTTTCCATTCCATAATGGTGAAGTCGTGCGGCGTCATCGGTCATTCCTCCTTCGCATCCGTAAAGTCCGGGAGGCTGCCGCGAGCTTCGCCGCCGGAACCGGATCGGTAATGGGCCTTTCGCGGCGCAAACGGCAGCCGATGTATTACATGTATGACGATAAACGTCTCCTCATGCGGCCTCTCTGCCGGATAAGGGTTGTTCGCGTATGCGCAGGCGCGGTACAATGGGGGTTATAATGGCTGAAGCCGCTTCACATGAGACGTAGGAGTTGGATTTGTGAGAAACGGGAGGGCAAAGGTCGGCGGCATGTTCGGAGCCGCAGCCGTTATGGCCGGGGCGGCCCTCGTTTCCAAGCTGCTGGGGACGATGCAAAAGATACCGCTGCAAAATGTGGCCGGAGACCGGGTATTCGGCATTTATAACGCCGTCTACCCGTTCTACCAGCTGCTGCTTGTGCTCGCGACGGCCGGCCTGCCCGTAGCGGTGTCGCTGCTCGTGGCGCAGCGGCTGGAGGCGGGCGACCTTCGCGGCGCGCGCCGGATACGGACGGCCGGGCTGCTGCTGCTCGGCTCCGGCGGCGCGGCGGGCTTCGCGGCGATGTGGACCGGCGCGCCGGTGCTCGCCGGATGGATCGGCGATCCGGCGGTTGCCCCCGCCATACGCACCGTATCGCTGGCACTGTGGACGGTGCCGGCGCTCGCCGCGCTGCGCGGCTATGCGCAGGGCATCGGCGTGATCGCGGGTCCGGCGCT carries:
- a CDS encoding DUF4397 domain-containing protein; translated protein: MTPHDFTIMEWKKASLYGLLAQLYQSSNRDLHEHYNGLYIASVRKLADAVHAYGDPFSDRGSLVPAHGDPYMQAGFFPGFAHAAPLSGYNDPPYYPLQPGSFLPPNGPLAYPGGSYEPRPDTAVQAGMDAHPASGALNDPAPGAYGFPDSGAYRDPPFGASSFPAPGTAGTVSGTSAAYPFPPPYYPDGNQILKSFQAERPPAQFAAVPDAYAAMPGHGYGLLAGNAPPPGNEPLPLHAPVTKEPSARVRVLNACPGAPAFDVHAAGSQIAASLAYKSITDYIDVRPGACTFHWAEARRKLVRLTETVDLESGVSYTAAAAGGSPDEMRLCLFRDERSVADGCAKTRFIHLAPQEGGTDVMFRDGGTLYRNIEFAEASSYVTLAPLCADLQIMPTGSPRPLLESAAIEFAPGTVTTAIAVGIKGGNPPLETILLHDERGG